The genomic DNA ACGGTGTTCGGCGTGCATCCCTTTGCCGCGCGCCTGCCGTCGCTGCTGGCGGCATGGACCGCCGCCGCCGCGCTGTATGGTTTCCTGCGGCGCTATCGCGATGCCGCCACCGCGACGCTGACCGTGCTGGCGCTGGCGACCCTGCCTTTCTTCTACGGCGGCGCGCAGTTCGCCAATCTCGACATGCTGGTGGCCGGCATGATCACCCTGTGCGTGCTGGCCGCGGCCGACACCGTGCTGCGCCTGGAGCGCGGCCAGGCCTATCGGTGGATGTCGCTCGCCGCCGCCGCGCTGGCGGCCCTGGCGGTGCTGGCCAAGGGGCTGATCGGTCTGGTTCTGCCCGGCGCCATCCTCTTCATCTGGCTGGTCTGGGGGCGCCGCTGGCGCGCGCTCGGGGCGCTGTTGTGGCCGCCCGCGCTGCTGGTGTTCGCGGCGGTCGCCATGCCGTGGTTCGTCCTGATGCAGGTCCGCTATCCGGGCTTCTACGACTATTTCTTCGTCTACCAGCATTTTCAGCGCTTCGCCGCCACCGGTTTCAACAACGCCCAGCCGTTCTGGTTCTACCTGCCGGTGGTGGTGGGACTGAGCCTGCCCTGGTCGCTGTGGGGCGGCGGCATCCTGCGCAAGGCGTTCTGGGCGGCGGGGCCGCAGCGCGATCTGCGGCGCCTGGCGCTGGTATGGTTCGTGGTGGTGGTGGGGTTCTTTTCACTGCCGAATTCCAAGCTGGTGGGCTATGTGTTGCCGGCGGTGCCGCCGCTTGCCTTCCTGCTGGTCGAAGTGATCGTGGCCGCGAGCCGCGACAAGGCCGACGCCCTGGCGCCGCGCCTGGTGCGCGTCTGCGCCGGGGTTGGCGCCGCGATCTGCGTGTTGGCCATCGGCATCGCCGCCCATTCGGCCCGCGGCAGCGCGGGCCCGCTGGCCGCGACGATCCGTCCGCTGGCCAAGCCCGGCGATACCTATGTGTCGCTGCACACCTATCCGTTCGACCTGGCGCTGTACGCCCAGGCGCCCAGGCCAACCTGGGTGGTGGACGACTGGCTCAATCCGGAAGTGCCGGTGCGCGACAACTGGCGCAAGGAACTCTACGACGCGGCCAGGTTCGAGCCCGAGGTGGGCAGGCAAGTGTTGATCAGTCCGCAGGAATTCCAGTCCCGCCTGTGCGCGGCGCCCGAAGGCGCGCGCTACTGGGTCTGGGGCACACGGTCGGACGCGGGCGCCTATCGGGCGTTGGCGGGCCTGGAGCCGGTCGCGAACAGCGTGAAATACGTGATCTGGCAGGTCGTGTCGGATGCCGCCTTCAAGCAGCGGGTCTGTGGCGGAACGCCCACAGCCGGCTCGTGATGAAGGTGGCCACCGCCAGCGCAATCAGGATCAGGGCCAGCAGCACGTCATAGGGAACCGACGTTACCCGCAGCAACCAGGCGTAAGCGGATTCATTGATGATGAAGCCGACGGCTGAAATGAAGAAGAAACGGCGTACTGCTATGGTCCAGGGTGTTTTCGAATGTCTGAACGTAAGCCGGTAGTGTCCGCTGAAGGAAACGACGAACGCCACCAGCCAGCCGAGCAGGTTGGCCAAGAGCGGAGCGGCGCCCAGGCCTTCGACGCAGGCGACCGCGACGCCCCAGTGGGTGGCGGCCGCTGCGCATCCGACGGCGATGAACAGGCTGACTTGTTGAAGCAGGGCGCGCATGTGGGGCGTGTCGAAGAAAGAAAGCGAGGTGAGAACTTGACCAAGCGCATCGTGGTTTGCGGTGATGATTTTGGCATGAATGCCGATATCGATGAAGGCATGATCGCGTTGGCGGGCATGCGTCGGCTGAGCGCCATCAGCTGCCTGTCGTTGGGCCCGACCTTCGTCGCCAACGCGCCGCGGCTGGCGTTGATGGACGCCGATCTCGGCCTGCATGTGAATCTGACCGAACGCCTGGGCGATGGCGATGCGGACCTGCCGTCTTTGTCCCGGCTGATCCTGCGGGCCTACACCGGCCGGCTGGACGCCGCCTGGGTCGACCTGCACCTGGCGCGCCAGTTCGACGCCTTCGAGGCCGCATTCGGACGCGCGCCGGATTACGTGGACGGGCATCAGCACGTGCACCAGTTGCCGGTGGTGCGTGATCGCCTGCTGCTGGCGCTCAAGCAGCGCTATGGCGCGCACCGGCCCTGGCTGCGCCAGACCGCGCCGGGCATGCTTTGCGGCATTCCCCTCAAGGAATCGATCAAGGCTCGCATCATCGGCGCGCTGGGCGCGGCGGAACTGGGCCGCCGGGCTGACCGCGAGGGTCTGCGCACCAACCGCCGGTTGCTGGGAGTGTATGGCTTCGACGGAGGCCGCCGGCGCTACGCCGACCTGCTGCAGAACTGGCTGTTCAACGCGCGCGATGGCGACCTGTTGATGTGCCACCCGGCCAAGGATGCCCGGGGCGGCAGCGCCATGGCGCGCCAGCGCCGTGCCGAATACGACGTGCTGGCCTGCCCCAAGCTGGGCGACTGGATGCTCGCCAACGGCGTGCGCATCTCGCGCCTGCCCTCGGGGGCGCGCTAGCGCCCTGGTAGTTGGCTGCGCCTGCGAGGCGCCTTTCAGCGTAAACAGGCCCTAGGCCCGCGTCAGGCTTTGCAGCAGCCACGCGCCGGCCGGCCCCAGCGGACGGCGCGTCGACCACACCGCGTCGACCCGGATCTGGCGCGGCCAGCCCGGCACCGCCAGTTCCACCAGCTGTCCGCGCCCGAAACGGTGCAGCATCCAGCGCGGCAACTCCGCCCAGCCGAATCCCAGCGTGGCCATTTCCAGCAACATCAGATAGCCCGGCGCCGACCAGGTGGACTGCGATGGCGCGGGGGCCTTGTCGTCCAGCTCGTAGGTGCTCAGGCGCAATTCACGTTCGGTCTTCAGGTGGTCCTTGGTCACCCCGGACAAGGTCGCCAGTGGATGGCCGCGGCCCACGCACAGCACGATTTCCGAGGCCTCGCGCAGCGTCGCGTGAGCCATGTCGGGCGGGTAGTTTTCCTGCGCCGCCATCAGCCCCAGGTGGGCGCGGCCCTGCTGCACCAGCGCCACCACGTCCTCGTATTCCGCGATCAGGCATTCGAAGCGCAACGCCGGATAGCGCTGGTCGATCTGGCTGAGCATGTTCTCAAAGGTTTCGGACTGAAACGTATCCGACAGCACCACGGTCAGGCGCGGCTCCAGCCCCGCCGACAGCTGGCTGGCGCTGCGGTTCAGGCGGTCGTTGGCCGCCAGCACCTGCAGGGCCTGGCCCAGCAGCACCTGGCCGGCCTCGGTCAAGGCCGGCTGGCGCTGGCTGCGGTCGAACAGCGTCACGTTCAGGTCGACCTCCAAATTGGCGATGGTCTCGCTGACAGTGGACTGGCTCTTGCCCAGCTTGCGGGCCGCCGCCGAAAACGTGCCCTCGGCGGCCACCTGGGCGAAGGTGGCCAGGGACTCCAGGGAGTGGCGCATGGCGGCGGGCGTTTTCATTATCGGTTTTTCCGATGGATATCATCTTTATCGTACCGGAAATATCGTCGAAAATCCCTCGGTCACTGAAACAAACGACCTCAGAGGTGGGTCATGACGCAAGCCAAGAAAACCATCAAAGAGCGCTTCATCCACGCTTTCCTGTTCGAAATCCTCGCCATCGGCCTGTGCGCGCCGGTGGCCGCCTGGGCCATGGGCAAGTCGCTGTTCGAAATGGGCGTGCTGACCGCCGTGATCGCCTGGGTCGCGCTGGTCTGGAACATGATCTACAACGCCGGCTTCGACCGCCTGGAGAACCGCCTGGGCATCACCCGCAACCTGCGCGTGCGCGTGATCCACGCGTTCGGCTTCGAACTGGGGCTGATCCTGATCGTGATCCAGCTGGCCGCCTGGTGGCTCAGCATCAGCCTGTGGCAGGCCTTCGTGCTGGACATCGCGCTGGTGCTGTTCTACCTGCCGTACGCCTTCTTCTACAACCTGGGCTACGACCGCGCCCGCCCGCGCGTCCTGGCCTGGCTGGCGCGCGGCGCCAAGGACGCCGACGCTCCGGCCGCGAGCGCTACGCGTCAATCACCTTGCGCGTAAACATCTCAAGGTAGTCCATCAGCGAATCCGCGCCCCGGATGGCCGCCGCTTCGTCGCCCGTGGCGATGCCGGCGGCCATGGCCATGTGGCGGCGCGCGCCCTCGGCGATGTCGCCTTCGTGCTGGTAGGCGTACCAGAAGCGCCGGCACTGGATGATCAGCGGTTCCACCGCGTTCACCGCCGACACGTTGCGGCAGGCGCTGTGGCAGACGTGGTCGAGCAACTGGTCGGCCTGCATGTAGTCGTCCAGGTTGCCGCCCTCGGCCGCGCGCACCATCTGCGTCGCGCATTCGACGATCTGGGCGCGTTGCGCCGGCGTGGCGCGACGCGCGGCGCTGGCGGCGATCAGTTGCTCCAGCGCCCGGCGGGTCTGGATCAGGTCCATGTGGTCGGCCAACTGGATCATCGACACCCGCAGGCCGCGCCGCGGCTCCTGGCGGATCAGCCCGGCCGCCACCATGCGCAGCAGGGCTTCGCGCAGCGGGGTGCGGCCCAGGCCGGTCTTTTCGACCAGATCGGCTTCCACCACCGCGCTGCCCGGCTGCAATTGCAGGGTGGCGATCATGCTTTCGATCTGGTCATAGGCGACGTCTGCCGCGCGCCTTTTGGGTTCTGCTCCTGCCATCAACGGTTGTTTTCCTTCGTTTTGCGCCACTGCGTGTAGGCCAGCCATTCGCCGACGAACCCGCGCCGGAAGAACGACACGCACAACACGAAAATCAACCCGATGACGATGGTGACGACATCGCCCAGGGTGGCCAGGTAATTCTGCAGGCTGACGACCAGCGTGGCGCCCACCACGGGACCCCACACGGTGCCGATACCGCCCAGCAGCGTCATCAGCAGGACTTCGGTGGAGGTGGCCAGCGACACGTCGTTCAGCGCCACCAGCTGCAGCACCAGCGCCTTGAGCGAACCGGCCAGGCCGGCCACCGAGGCCGACAGCACGAACGCCAGCAGCTTGCACCGATCCGTATCGTACCCCAGCGAAATCGCCCGCGGCGCGTTGTCGCGGATGGTCTTGAGCACCTGGCCGAAGGGCGAATGGATGACCCGGTAGACGAACAGGAACCCCAGCACGAACACGCCCAGCGTGAAGTAATACATGTTGGTGTCGGCGCTCAGGTCGACCAGGCCCAGGAACTTGCCGCGCGGAATGCCCTGCATGCCGTCCTCGCCGCGCGTCCAGCGGACCTGCACCGCCATGAAGTAGGCCACCTGCGACAGCGCCAGCGTGATCATGGCGAAATAGATGCCGGTGCGGCGGATCGCCAGCCAGCCAATCGCGTAACCGATGGCGGCGGCCATGGCCACGCCGCACAGCATGGCCAGTTCCGGCGGCAGGCCGGCCGCGCCGTACAGGATCATCATCTCGCCAGCGGCATAGCCGGCCCAGCCGAAGAAGGCGGCGTGGCCGAACGACACCAGGCCGGTGAAGCCGGTCAGCAGGTTGAAGGCCAGCGCGAACAGCGCGAAGCACAGCACCTTCATGACGAAGACCGGATAGACAATCTGCGGGAACCACGGAACCAGCAGCGCCGGCACCAGCAGCAGCGCCAGGATGCGGATGGAAAGAGGAAAGCGCGACACCTTATTTCTCCTTGCCGAACAGGCCCGCGGGGCGCGTCAGCAGCACCACCGCCATCACGATGAACACGACCACGGTGGACGCTTCGGGGTAGAACACCTTGGCCAGGCCCTCCAGCAGGCCCAGCGCCAGGCCGGTGACGATGGCGCCCATGATCGAGCCGAGGCCGCCGATCACCACCACCGCGAACACGATATTGAGCAGGTTGGAGCCCATCAGCGGATTGATCTGCATGACGGGCGCGGCCAGCACGCCGGCCACGCCGGCCAGCGCCACGCCGAAGCCGTAGGTCAGCGTGATCATCACCGGCACGCTGACGCCGAAGGCCTGCAGCAGCCGGGCGTTCTCGGTGCCGGCGCGCAGCAGCGCGCCCAGGCGGGTGCGCTCGAACAGGTACCAGGTCAGCAGGCACAGCAGCAGCGACGCCACCACCACGAAGGCGCGGTACGCCGGCAGGAACATGAAGCCCAGGTCGAAGCCGCCCTGCAGGATCTCGGGCGGCTCGTAGCCCACGCCGGAAATGCCGTAGAAGTAGCGGAATCCGCCTTCCATCATCAGCGCGATGCCAAAGGTCAGCAGCAGGCCGTACAGGTGGTCCAGGTGGTAGAGCCGCTTGAGCAGTGTCTTCTCGATGACCACTCCGACCGCGCCGACAATCAACGGCGCCAGCACCAGGGCCGCCCAGAAGTTGATCTGCGCGCCCGGGCCCAGCAGTTGCGGCAGCTGGGTGAAGCCGATCCACGCCAGGAACGCCGCCATCATGAACTGGGCGCCGTGGGTGAAATTGACGATGTTGAGCAGGCCGAAGATGATGGCCAGCCCCATGCTGAGGATGGCGTAGAAGCAGCCGTTGATCAGCCCCACCAGCAGTTGGGCGAGCAGGGCGGGAAGCGAGATGTCGAACATAGTGGGCGGCGATCGGACACGGGACGCGTCGGTTTGCGGGAGGCGCGCGTTGCCGCGCGCCGCGGGCGGCTCGAACCGGCGCCGGGCGCAAGCCGCCCGGCGCCAGCGGGCGTCAGGACTTGTTCAGCGCGCAGGCGGCCTGCGGCTTGGGGAAGACCTCGTCGCCCTTGAGCACCGACTTCACGTGGTAGTAGTCCCACGGCGCCTTGGACTCGGCCGGCGCCTTCACCTGCAACAGCAGCATGTCGTGCACCAGCGCGCCGTCCGCGCGTAGCTTGCCGTTGCGGATCACGGCGTCGTTGATGGTCATCTCGCGCAGCTTGGCCATGACCGCCGGCGCCTCGTCGGTGCCGGCCGCCTCGATCGCCTTCAGGTACGACAGCGTGGCCGAGTAGACGCCGGCCTGCGATGCCGTCGGCATCTTTTTGGTCTTCTCGAAGAACTTCCTGGCCCAGGCGCGCGAGGCGTCGTCGTAGTCCCAGTAGAACGCTTCGGTCAGGTACATGCCCTGCGCCTTGGCCAGGCCCATGCTGTGCACGTCCGAGATGTAGGTCAGCAGCGGCGCCACGATCTGCTTCTTGGTGATGCCGAACTCATTGGCCTGCTTGACCGCGTTGACGGTGTCGTTGCCGGCGTTGGCCAGGGCGATCACGTCGGCCTTGGAGGCCTGCGCCTTCAGCAGGAACGACGAGAAGTCGTTGCCGGGGAAGGGGTGGCGCGAGACACCAGCCACGCTGCCGCCGTTTTCCTGGATCACTTCGGTGGCGTCCTTTTCCAGCGAGTGGCCGAAGGTGTAGTCGGCGGTGATGAAGTACCAGGTCTTCTTGCCCTCCTTGACCAGCGCGCGCGCCGTGCCGGCTGCCAGCGCATAGGTGTTGGTGGTCCACTGTGCGTTCAGCGGCGAGCACTTCTCGCCCAGGATCGCGGTCGACAGGCCGGCGGACGGCATGGTCACGCGGTTCTTCTGGCGCGCGATTTCCATCACGGCCAGCGCGGTCGACGCGGTGGGGAAGTCGGTGATCATGTCGACCTTGCCCTGGTCGAACCATTCGCGCGCCAGGTTGGCGGCGACGTCGGGCTTGTTCTGGTGGTCGGCGGCCACCACCTCGACCGGCTTGCCCAGCACCTTGTTGCCCATTTCCTCGGCCGCCATGCGCGCCGCGACCACCGAGCCGTTGCCGGCCAGGTCGGAATAGACGCCCGACAGGTCGGTCAGCACGCCCACCTTGACGATGCCGTCGCTGATGCCGGCCTCGGCGTGGGCGACGCCCGCCAGGCCAATGGCGCACAGCGCCGCTGCGATTCGATTCAATTTCATCTGACTACGCTCCGTATGGGAATGGGGGGACTGCGGTCGGAAGCACCACAGGAAACTGCAACGACGGGGAACTGCGCGCGACGGCCCTCAGATGCCGAGCAGGGCGTTGAGCCGGTCCTGCGACCGCTCGACCTCGGCCCGCTCGATCACGGCGGCCACCTGGCCATGCTCGATGACGTAATGGCGGTCGGCCAGGTGCCGGGCGAAGCGGAAGTTCTGCTCGACCAGCACGGTGGTGTAGCCGCGCTCCTGCAATTGCCGGATCACCCGGCCCAGCGCCTGCACGATGACGGGCGCCAGGCCTTCGGTGATTTCATCGAGCAGCAGCAGGCGGGCGCCGGTGCGCAGGATGCGCGCCATCGCCAGCATCTGCTGCTCGCCGCCCGACAGCCGGGTGCCGGGGCTGTGGGCGCGTTCCTTCAGGTTGGGGAACATCGTGTAGATCTCGTCCACCGACATGCCGTCCGGCCCCACCGTGGGCAGCAGCATGAGGTTTTCCTCGGCGGTCAGCGAGGCATAGATGCCGCGCTCTTCGGGGCAGTAGCCGATGCCCTGGCGCGCGATCTTGTGCGGCGGCAGGCCGATGGTTTCCTGGCCTTGCACCTTGATGGAGCCGCTGCGCCGGCCCACCAGGCCCAGCACCGACTTCAGGGTCGAACTGCGGCCGGCGCCATTGCGGCCCAGCAGCGTGATGCACTCGCCCGCCTTCACGTCCAGGTCGATGCCGTGCAGGATGTGCGATTCGCCATACCAGGCGTGCAGGTCGCGGATCTCCAGCATGGACCGCGCCGGGGTCTTGTCATTCATCTTCCGCTCCCATGTACGCTTCGCGCACCGCGGGGTTCGCGGACACCTCGGCGTACGGACCCTCGGCCAGGATCTCGCCGCGTTGCAGGACGGTGATGGTGTCGCAGATGTCGGCCACCACCTTCATGTTGTGTTCCACCATCAGGATGCTGCGGCCGGCCGAGACCTGCTTGATCAGGTGCTTGACGCGGTCCACGTCCTCGTGGCCCATGCCTTGCGTCGGCTCATCCAGCAACAGCAGTTCGGGCTCCAGCGCCAGCGTGGTGGCGATCTCCAGCGTGCGCTTGCGGCCGTAGGGCAGGTCGCCGGCAGCCACGTCCAGCTGCGCGCGCAGGCCGACCTGGTCGAGCAGTTCCTCGACCCGTGCATGCAGGCGCTCCAGCGAGCGCTCCGAACGCCAGAAGCAATAGTCCACGCCCAGCTTGCGCTGCAAGGCCACGCGCACGTTCTCGCGCACCGACAGCTGCGGGAACACCGCCGAAATCTGGAACGAGCGCACGATGCCGCGCCGCGCCGTCTGCGCCGGCCGTTCGCCGGTGATGTCGACGCCGTCGTAGACGATCTCGCCGCGGGTCGGGATGTGGAACTTGGTGAGCAGGTTGAAGACCGTGGTCTTGCCGGCCCCGTTGGGACCGATCAGCGCATGGATCGCGCCGCGCCTGACGCTCAGGTTGACGTCGTTGACCGCCACGAAGCCGCGGAATTCCTTGGTG from Achromobacter xylosoxidans includes the following:
- a CDS encoding ArnT family glycosyltransferase; the encoded protein is MAAAMQRPARSDWIPPAGWFLLAVGVWLAFLAWVRPLTLPDEGRYAGVAWDMLRSGSHAVPLLDGMPYFHKPPLYYWLTELSFTVFGVHPFAARLPSLLAAWTAAAALYGFLRRYRDAATATLTVLALATLPFFYGGAQFANLDMLVAGMITLCVLAAADTVLRLERGQAYRWMSLAAAALAALAVLAKGLIGLVLPGAILFIWLVWGRRWRALGALLWPPALLVFAAVAMPWFVLMQVRYPGFYDYFFVYQHFQRFAATGFNNAQPFWFYLPVVVGLSLPWSLWGGGILRKAFWAAGPQRDLRRLALVWFVVVVGFFSLPNSKLVGYVLPAVPPLAFLLVEVIVAASRDKADALAPRLVRVCAGVGAAICVLAIGIAAHSARGSAGPLAATIRPLAKPGDTYVSLHTYPFDLALYAQAPRPTWVVDDWLNPEVPVRDNWRKELYDAARFEPEVGRQVLISPQEFQSRLCAAPEGARYWVWGTRSDAGAYRALAGLEPVANSVKYVIWQVVSDAAFKQRVCGGTPTAGS
- a CDS encoding GtrA family protein — its product is MRALLQQVSLFIAVGCAAAATHWGVAVACVEGLGAAPLLANLLGWLVAFVVSFSGHYRLTFRHSKTPWTIAVRRFFFISAVGFIINESAYAWLLRVTSVPYDVLLALILIALAVATFITSRLWAFRHRPAA
- a CDS encoding ChbG/HpnK family deacetylase; its protein translation is MTKRIVVCGDDFGMNADIDEGMIALAGMRRLSAISCLSLGPTFVANAPRLALMDADLGLHVNLTERLGDGDADLPSLSRLILRAYTGRLDAAWVDLHLARQFDAFEAAFGRAPDYVDGHQHVHQLPVVRDRLLLALKQRYGAHRPWLRQTAPGMLCGIPLKESIKARIIGALGAAELGRRADREGLRTNRRLLGVYGFDGGRRRYADLLQNWLFNARDGDLLMCHPAKDARGGSAMARQRRAEYDVLACPKLGDWMLANGVRISRLPSGAR
- a CDS encoding LysR family transcriptional regulator, yielding MRHSLESLATFAQVAAEGTFSAAARKLGKSQSTVSETIANLEVDLNVTLFDRSQRQPALTEAGQVLLGQALQVLAANDRLNRSASQLSAGLEPRLTVVLSDTFQSETFENMLSQIDQRYPALRFECLIAEYEDVVALVQQGRAHLGLMAAQENYPPDMAHATLREASEIVLCVGRGHPLATLSGVTKDHLKTERELRLSTYELDDKAPAPSQSTWSAPGYLMLLEMATLGFGWAELPRWMLHRFGRGQLVELAVPGWPRQIRVDAVWSTRRPLGPAGAWLLQSLTRA
- a CDS encoding multidrug/biocide efflux PACE transporter: MTQAKKTIKERFIHAFLFEILAIGLCAPVAAWAMGKSLFEMGVLTAVIAWVALVWNMIYNAGFDRLENRLGITRNLRVRVIHAFGFELGLILIVIQLAAWWLSISLWQAFVLDIALVLFYLPYAFFYNLGYDRARPRVLAWLARGAKDADAPAASATRQSPCA
- a CDS encoding GntR family transcriptional regulator; this translates as MAGAEPKRRAADVAYDQIESMIATLQLQPGSAVVEADLVEKTGLGRTPLREALLRMVAAGLIRQEPRRGLRVSMIQLADHMDLIQTRRALEQLIAASAARRATPAQRAQIVECATQMVRAAEGGNLDDYMQADQLLDHVCHSACRNVSAVNAVEPLIIQCRRFWYAYQHEGDIAEGARRHMAMAAGIATGDEAAAIRGADSLMDYLEMFTRKVIDA
- a CDS encoding branched-chain amino acid ABC transporter permease, with the protein product MSRFPLSIRILALLLVPALLVPWFPQIVYPVFVMKVLCFALFALAFNLLTGFTGLVSFGHAAFFGWAGYAAGEMMILYGAAGLPPELAMLCGVAMAAAIGYAIGWLAIRRTGIYFAMITLALSQVAYFMAVQVRWTRGEDGMQGIPRGKFLGLVDLSADTNMYYFTLGVFVLGFLFVYRVIHSPFGQVLKTIRDNAPRAISLGYDTDRCKLLAFVLSASVAGLAGSLKALVLQLVALNDVSLATSTEVLLMTLLGGIGTVWGPVVGATLVVSLQNYLATLGDVVTIVIGLIFVLCVSFFRRGFVGEWLAYTQWRKTKENNR
- a CDS encoding branched-chain amino acid ABC transporter permease yields the protein MFDISLPALLAQLLVGLINGCFYAILSMGLAIIFGLLNIVNFTHGAQFMMAAFLAWIGFTQLPQLLGPGAQINFWAALVLAPLIVGAVGVVIEKTLLKRLYHLDHLYGLLLTFGIALMMEGGFRYFYGISGVGYEPPEILQGGFDLGFMFLPAYRAFVVVASLLLCLLTWYLFERTRLGALLRAGTENARLLQAFGVSVPVMITLTYGFGVALAGVAGVLAAPVMQINPLMGSNLLNIVFAVVVIGGLGSIMGAIVTGLALGLLEGLAKVFYPEASTVVVFIVMAVVLLTRPAGLFGKEK
- a CDS encoding ABC transporter substrate-binding protein; amino-acid sequence: MKLNRIAAALCAIGLAGVAHAEAGISDGIVKVGVLTDLSGVYSDLAGNGSVVAARMAAEEMGNKVLGKPVEVVAADHQNKPDVAANLAREWFDQGKVDMITDFPTASTALAVMEIARQKNRVTMPSAGLSTAILGEKCSPLNAQWTTNTYALAAGTARALVKEGKKTWYFITADYTFGHSLEKDATEVIQENGGSVAGVSRHPFPGNDFSSFLLKAQASKADVIALANAGNDTVNAVKQANEFGITKKQIVAPLLTYISDVHSMGLAKAQGMYLTEAFYWDYDDASRAWARKFFEKTKKMPTASQAGVYSATLSYLKAIEAAGTDEAPAVMAKLREMTINDAVIRNGKLRADGALVHDMLLLQVKAPAESKAPWDYYHVKSVLKGDEVFPKPQAACALNKS
- a CDS encoding ABC transporter ATP-binding protein, with product MNDKTPARSMLEIRDLHAWYGESHILHGIDLDVKAGECITLLGRNGAGRSSTLKSVLGLVGRRSGSIKVQGQETIGLPPHKIARQGIGYCPEERGIYASLTAEENLMLLPTVGPDGMSVDEIYTMFPNLKERAHSPGTRLSGGEQQMLAMARILRTGARLLLLDEITEGLAPVIVQALGRVIRQLQERGYTTVLVEQNFRFARHLADRHYVIEHGQVAAVIERAEVERSQDRLNALLGI
- a CDS encoding ABC transporter ATP-binding protein; the encoded protein is MHSDIILQTRGLTKEFRGFVAVNDVNLSVRRGAIHALIGPNGAGKTTVFNLLTKFHIPTRGEIVYDGVDITGERPAQTARRGIVRSFQISAVFPQLSVRENVRVALQRKLGVDYCFWRSERSLERLHARVEELLDQVGLRAQLDVAAGDLPYGRKRTLEIATTLALEPELLLLDEPTQGMGHEDVDRVKHLIKQVSAGRSILMVEHNMKVVADICDTITVLQRGEILAEGPYAEVSANPAVREAYMGAEDE